One stretch of Pontiella desulfatans DNA includes these proteins:
- the nfi gene encoding deoxyribonuclease V (cleaves DNA at apurinic or apyrimidinic sites) — MHAWDVSPKEAVKIQHALQDRVKLKDDFGEINTVAGVDVGFEKNNTVTHAAIAVLDFATLDVVETAIAHHPTTFPYVPGLLSFREVPAVLEAMLKLSAQPDLLLCDGQGIAHPRRFGIAAHLGLLLDIPAIGVAKSRLTGTHADVPLEKGCHVPLMDKDEQIGVVLRTRTNVKPLYISPGHRVGLDTAHRIVLQCVTKYRLPETTRHAHKLASGN, encoded by the coding sequence ATGCATGCATGGGATGTCAGTCCGAAGGAAGCCGTCAAGATCCAGCACGCGCTGCAGGATCGCGTTAAGCTCAAGGACGACTTCGGCGAAATCAACACCGTGGCCGGAGTGGATGTTGGCTTCGAGAAAAACAACACGGTAACACACGCGGCGATTGCGGTGCTGGATTTCGCAACACTCGACGTGGTGGAAACGGCGATCGCCCACCATCCGACGACCTTCCCCTACGTGCCCGGCCTGCTCTCCTTCCGCGAAGTCCCGGCCGTGCTGGAGGCCATGCTCAAGCTTAGCGCCCAACCCGACCTGCTGCTGTGCGATGGCCAAGGCATCGCCCATCCCCGCCGCTTCGGCATCGCGGCCCACCTCGGCCTGCTGCTCGACATTCCCGCCATCGGCGTCGCCAAGTCGCGCCTGACCGGAACGCACGCAGACGTTCCATTGGAAAAAGGGTGCCATGTTCCGCTGATGGATAAAGACGAACAGATCGGAGTCGTCCTGCGCACCCGCACCAACGTCAAACCCCTCTACATCTCCCCCGGCCACCGCGTCGGCCTCGACACCGCCCACCGGATCGTCCTGCAGTGCGTCACGAAATACCGCCTGCCGGAAACCACCCGCCACGCCCACAAACTCGCATCGGGCAACTAG